The Pirellulales bacterium DNA window ATCAGAGGGCAAAGGCATTATTTAATCCCCCCTCTTCTCGGTGAAATCCCGTGTCAGCCTCCGTGTCTCCGTGATAAACGTATTTGCAATTCTCCAACCTCCAACCCTCCACTACTCCACTTCTCCAACCTCTCCCCATCATGGATTTTGAACTTGTCGCGCCGTATGAGCCCGCGGGTGATCAACCAGCGGCGATCCAGGCCCTCATCGAAGGGATTCGGGCCAATCGCAAACAGCAGGTGCTGTTGGGCGTAACCGGTTCGGGCAAGACCTTTACCATGGCCAATGTGATCGCCGCCTTAAATCGGCCCGCGTTGGTTTTGTCACATAATAAAACGCTGGCCGCGCAGCTGTATGCGGAGTTTAAAGAGTTTTTTCCCCGCAACTCGGTCAATTACTTTGTCAGTTATTACGACTATTACCAGCCTGAAGCGTACATCCCCCAGCGGGACATCTACATCGAAAAAGACGCCAGCATCAACCAAGAGATTGATCGCCTACGGCTGGCCAGCACCAGCTCGCTGATCAGCCGCCGCGATGTGATCATCGTCGCCAGCGTGTCGTGCATTTATGGCTTGGGTTCGCCAGATGATTACCGCAAGATGCAAGTGAATCTATTGCGAGGACAGCAGATCGACCGGGACGAGGTGCTGCGCAAGTTGGTCGATATCTTGTACGAGCGAAACGATATTGAATTTGCACGGGGCAAGTTTCGCGTACGGGGGGATTGTGTCGAGCTGTGGCCCTCTTACGAGGAATTTGCCTACAGGATCGAATTTTGGGGGGACGAGGTTGAACAACTCTCGTACATCAATCCCCTTAGCGGCGAAGTCATCAGCCGCGAGCCGGCGCTGCACATCTATCCGGCCAAGCACTTTGTGATGCCAGAGGAACGCATCGCCAATGCTATCGCCGCCATTCAGGCCGAACTCGAGGAACGCCTGGAACAACTGCGCAACGCCGGCAAACTGCTCGAGGCGCAGCGGTTAAGCGCGCGGACGCGGTTTGACCTGGAGATGATGCAGGAAGCGGGTTTTTGCCCGGGAATCGAAAACTACAGCCGCCCCCTGTCGGGCAGGCCCGCCGGCAGCACGCCGGACACGCTGTACAACTTTTTCCCGCAGGATTTCCTGTTATTTGTGGATGAATCGCACGTCACCGTGCCGCAAATTCGGGGAATGTACCATGGGGACCGCAGCCGCAAGATCACCCTGGTCGAGCATGGCTTTCGTCTCCCCAGCGCGCTGGATAACCGCCCCTTGACGTTTGACGAATGGGAAAAAAAGATCAATCAGGCGATCTATGTTAGCGCCACACCGGGCGAATACGAACTGGAAAAAGCTGGGGGCGAAGTGGTGGAGCAACTCATCCGCCCCACGGGACTCCTGGATCCCGTGATTGAGCTGCACCCCGCTAAAAACCAGGTGCCCCATTTGCTAAGCCAAATTCGCGAACGCGCCGCCGCGCAAGAACGCGTCCTGGTCACCACCCTGACCAAACGCCTGGCCGAGGATCTCTCCTTTTACCTGGACGAGCAAGGGGTCAAATGCAAATGGCTGCATAGCGAACTGGACGCCTTTGAACGGGTCGAGGTCCTGCGTGACCTGCGCAGCGGCAAGTTTGAATGCGTCGTCGGCGTGAATCTGCTGCGCGAGGGGTTGGACCTGCCGGAAGTTTCCCTGGTCGCGATCCTCGACGCCGACAAAGAAGGTTTCTTGCGGAATGAAACCTCCCTGATCCAAACGATCGGCCGCGCCGCGCGCAACGTCAATGCCAAGGTGATCCTCTATGCCGACACCATGACCCAGTCCATGCAGCGCGCTATCGAGGAAACCCAACGCCGCCGCGCCATCCAAGAAGCCTACAACCGCGAACACGGCATCATCCCCGCCAACGTGCAAAAAACCATCCACGCGGGAATCGAGTCCGCCGCCGCCGCGCACAAAATGGCCAACGCCGTCGTCGGCCGGACAGATGAAACCCAATACGTCACCCAAGAGTACATCACCGAACTGCAGGCCGAGATGCTGGCTGCGGCGGAATCGCTGGAATTTGAGCGGGCCGCCGCCATCCGGGACCGCATCGAGCGCATCAAAGATCAGATCGGCAAGCCGGTCCACGAAGCCGATGTCACCGTCGGCGGCGAAAACCGCGGCAGAAAAGGACGAAAAGGCCGAAGGGGAGGGGGGGGCAAACCAGGAGGCACCAGCGACAAAGGGGTCATCCTGGGTGAGACCCTCGGCCAGACCCAACGCCAATCGGGCCGCATTCCCAAGCCGAAAAAAATGTAATCTCCCCCTCAGCTGGCTGCCGCATGGCGACCAGCCCCGAGGGACGACTTTTCCTATTTACAATTAAAATAGCCAACCCTGGTTATTTGGAGTTTGATCATCGCCGGTTTGACTACCCCCGGATGGATAATTGCCCCCCGTTGGATTATTGCCAGGATTTCGCTTGCGACGGCGACTAACGGGATTTTGGGAACGTCGCGATGACTGGGAAGCCCCGCCACCTGAACGCCCCGCGGGACGAAGCGTGGCAGTGGTCGAGTTGCCAGCCGATGAGGCATCCTCAATGCCATATTTGGCCAAAACCGCCCCCAAAATCGGCCCAATGGCGCGGGGAATCGACAGGCCCAATTCCAAATGTGCCAGACTTGATTTGATAGCTTGCGAGTATTGGGGAAGCTGCGGAAAATTCAGGGGTGCGATCATTGGATAATCCTCTTTTGCCGTGCAAAATCGCAGGATGCCCATCATGGAGTAAACATGTACGTCCGTGCACATTATCTTAACATGATCTGTACGCTAGTCCAGTGATTTTGGTTCGTGATTTCGCAAAATATCCGCAGAACCGGTTTTTGATAGCAAAAAACGATCAGGCCCTGTCCACCTTATGCAGTGGTCGCGGCTTTTTGTTAAACTGGCGGCAGAATGCACGGAGTGCGGCAGCTAGCATCCCCCGGGCAAACTGGTGATTGGCTGGAAAAGTGGAGTGAACTCTCGGTTTGCTCTTTTCTGACTTTATGCGACGACTTTTGCCGATGAACTTTGCAATTTTCAAATTGTTGCGCGTGGGGGGAAACTACCTGTCGCCACTGGCGGGCCTGCTTTGGCTGGTCATGGTAATTCCTTGTTCAGCCCAGGAGCGATCCGCCCCCCCGCCCTACAACCGCGATATCCGCCCGATACTTAGCGATCATTGCTTTGCGTGTCATGGGCCGGACAAGAATCACCGCCAAGCCGAATTGCGTTTGGATATGAGGGCCGACGCCCTGGCTAAAAACGCGTTTGTTCCGGGCAACGCGGACGAAAGCGAACTTTGGCGGCGGATCACCTCTAATGATCCGGATGTGGTCATGCCCCCGCCGGATGCCAATAAACCCCTGACTCCCCAACAGCGCGACCTGCTGCGGCAGTGGATCGCCGCCGGAGCGGAATACCAAGAACATTGGGCCTATACGCCGCTGGTCCGACCAGAGGTCCCACTCCTTCATAAACCACCCCAGGAAAAGACTGGCCAAACAAGCGTCGATGAACAGACCAATGCGATTGACGCGTTTATTCGCGCGCCTTTGGCCGCGCGGGGAATCGCGCCATCTCCCCCTGGGGAAAAGGCGGCCCTGATCCGCCGACTAAGCCTGGACCTGTTGGGCCTTCCCCCCGCGCCCGCGGATGTCGCGGCCTATGTGGCGGACCCCAGCCCCGACGCGTATGAGCGGTTGGTGGATCGGTTGCTGGCGTCCCCCCACTTTGGCGAGCGAATGGCCGTGTGGTGGTTGGATGTCGCCCGTTTTAGTGATACCGTGGGTTTTCATGGCGATCAAAACCAGCGAATATTCCCATATCGTGATTACGTTATTAACTCGTTTAATGCCAATAAGCCGTTTGACCAATTCACGCTGGAACAACTGGCGGGGGATTTACTCCCCAATCCCACTCCGGAGCAATTGATAGCGAGCGGTTTTAACCGGTTGAATATGATGACCCGCGAAGGAGGCGCGCAGCCGGGGGAATACATTGCCAAATATCAGGCGGACCGCGTCCGGACCGTTGGCGGGGCCTGGCTAGGAGCCACGCTGGGCTGCTGCGAATGTCACGACCACAAATACGACCCGTTCCAACAGGCGGACTTTTATGCGTTGTCGGCGTTCTTTGCCGATATCAAGCAATGGGGGGTTTATGCCGACTACCATTACACCCCCGAACCCGAACTGCGCGGCGTGAATAACGATTGGCCCTTTCCGCCGGAAATCTTGGTGGATAGCCCCGCGCTGGCCGCCCGCCTGGCAAAACTAGAACGCCAAGCCGCGCTCCTAGGCCTGCAAGCGATGGGGGGTGACGAGCACGAACGAGAGCATGACCACGCACGGGAATCGTGGCTGGCGGCTGTCCAGGATTTTGTCAGGAAACACCCGGCAGGTTGGGAAGTATTGCACCCCTCACCACAACCCTCTCCCCAAGGAGAGGGAGCTAAGGAACCCTCACCCCAACCCTCTCCCCAGGAAGAGGGAGCTAAGGAATCTTCCCCCAATCTGCCTTTAGCAAAAAATCAGGATGGATTTATTACGATTACGGACGAGATGCAAAACAAGCAACCACAGACGGATTTGTGGTTTTCACCCACGCCCGGTTGGGTCGCGGCCATTCGGCTAGAACTGGGTCCGGAAACAGCGGAGAGTGAATCCTCTGACGACGCAAATGCGGCAAGTCCACCCCCAGCTAAGGGGGCAAATAAATCCAACCGTAAGCCGTTTGAGCGTAAAGCCGTTAAATTGCAGGCGAAGTTACTGCGGGCCACAAACCCCATTCATCTAGACTTAAATACCACGGCGGCAGACGACAAAACAGCCACAGAACCCACCCCTCCCGAGCCAAAAGCGACAGAACCCCTCTCCCTCAAATTTTCCTGGGCGTCAGCCAACTCCGCCCAACCGCGGTATGCAAATGGCGCGGATCAACTGGGCGTGCTAGACCCTTGGAACCCCGCCGCAAGCGACCCGCGGGAGACGCTCTTTGCGGTGTGGATCCTGGCCGAACCGGTGCAAATTCAGGCGGGAGACACATTACTGGTACAACTGTCCGGCAATGTAAATCCCGTGCGGATCAGTGTGACGCCGCTAGCCCAGCCCCGGCCGCTTCAGTCCGGGAGCGCGGCCTTGCGTACGGCGTTTTTAACCGATTCCCCGGACCGGACCCTGGAGCAGCAGTACCTCATTGCCAGTTGTTATGCCTATGGGACGCCGCAGCCCGAGGTTATCGCCGTACCGTTGAGGAAGTTGCAGCGGGAAATCGCGGAATGCCGCGACGGCCGGGCCTGGACCATGATCACGCAACCACGGCAGCCCCTGGAAATCCGCTTGCTTCCCCGGGGAAATTGGCAGGATGCCAGCGGCCCGGTCATGCAACCCGCGACGCTTCACTTTTTGCCCCGGCCCACGGTGTCGGACAATCGACGCCTCACCCGCGTGGACCTGGCCCGTTGGATTTGCGCCAGCGACAATCCCCTGACGCCGCGCACGTTTGCCAATCGGCTGTGGAAGGAATTTTTTGGCAAGGGACTTTCCGCGCAATTGGACGACCTGGGGGCACAAGGGGAAGCCCCCTCTCATCCGGAATTGTTAGATTGGCTGGCGGTGGAATTTCGCGAGAGCGGCTGGAATGTAAAGCATTTGGTCAAGCTGCTGGTCATGTCGCAAACTTATCGGCAGTCGTCGCGCGGCAGGCCCGAACTCCGCGATCTGGACCCGCATAATCGCTGGCTGACATTTCAAAATCCCCGGCGGTTGGAGGCGGAATTTATTCGGGATAACGCCCTGGCGATCAGCGGACTGCTAAACACGGAACTGGGGGGCCCCAGCGTTCGTCCCTATCAGCCCGCCGGCTACTACGCACAATTACAATTTCCTGACCGCGACTACCAGCCGCACCTGGATGAACGACAATACCGCCGGGGTGTCTACATGCACTGGCAACGGACATTCTTGCATCCCCAATTGGCGAATTTTGACGCTCCGCCGCGCGATGAATGCACGGCCCAGCGAGTCGTTTCGAACACGCCGCAGCAGGCGTTAACCTTGCTGAATGATCCGACCTTTAATGAAGCCGCGCGCGCGCTGGCGGAACGTGTGATCCTGGGTGGGTTACCAGAAGCCGGTCCCGCAACCACTGCGGCCTCAAGCCCATCCCCCGCGACTATCGCGGTGGACCAGGCACGCTTGAACAGATTATATCAGCTAGCGCTAGCGCGGGATCCAAGCTCCGCCGAGCAGGCGTCGCTATTTAAGTTTTTAGCCGCCCAACGGGAGGAATTTGCCCGCGGAAAGTCGGATGCGGCCAAGTATTTGGGGATTGGTCTGCATCCGCAGATTCCCCGCATTGATCCCGTGGACCTGGCCGCCTGGAGCGGCGTCTGCCGCGTCGTGCTGAATTTGCAGGAGACAATCACCCGATATTAAGGAAGCGGGGCGGAATACAAAATGCGTTTTGAAGAAGGTAGGGATCATCATCTGTAATGACGCGACAGACAACTGGCATTCCTTTATAATGTTAGTTAAAATTATTGTGAGACAATAACCAACGGCACAACATTAACTTAAGTATAGCATGAGCAAAACGCTTACGGCGATTATCCAACGCGAGGGAAAGGCCTATGTTGCGCTCTGTCCAGAACTGGATATAGCCAGCCAAGGTGACAGCATCGAGTCCGCCCGCGAAAATCTGCGAGAGGCGTTGGAATTATTTTTTGAATGTGCTCCCGCGGAGGAGATCTACGAGCGACTGGGCCAGGAAATCTTTGTGACACAACTGGAGGTTGTCGTTGGGTAAATTATGTGTCATGTCGGGCCAGCAAGTCTGTGCTATTTTGGCACGGCACGAATTTCAGGAAGTTCACAGGCGGGGTAGCCATATTATATTACAACGAGTAACTTCCACGGGAACAACAACTGTCCCCGTGCCGGACCACCGTGAATTGTGCATCGGAACCCTGCGATCAATTATTCGACAGTCCGGGATTCCAAAAACAGAATTTGAAACCTAATGCCAATCCCTATCAATTATAAATCTGGATTTATCAGTTGTATTCAAATCTTGCAACCATTCCATTGAGTTCGGGATCATATGGTTTTATGAACTACCCTGGAAAAGTCGCCCTCCTTCCCCCATGCGTCTAAATTCATGCACCCAGTTGCGGTTGCTATAATTTGATAAACCTAATCCCAGCAAGCAGGCACCAATATTACTGGCGCGAATCATCAGGCGGTTCTCGGACCCGCGGCCCTTACCCCGCTGGTCCTTTTCGCAATTTTTGTAGTAACTCTAAAAAATCCGCCGGCAAATCGCACGCAAAGCGTAATTGCTCGCCCGTGCGGGGGTGGACAAAGCCCAGCTCCCGCGCGTGCAGCATCACCCGCCGCGCTCCGCTGGAGTCGGTCCGGGGAGGTCCATGCAGCGGGATGTTGTACACTTTTTCGCCGCACAGCGGGTGCCCCAACTCGCCCAGGTGAATGCGAATTTGGTGGGTCCGGCCGGTTTCTAGCCGACACTCGATTAGCGTGTATCCCGGCAGTTCCTCAAGCGGGCGGATGTGGGTGACAGAGCGCTTACCCACGGCCTTGTTAGGCGTGCTTCCCCGGCGGCCGTCTCCCCGGTCGCGCACCAGGTGGCTGACAATCGTTTGCGCCGCGACCCGCCCCGGCACCAGCGCCACATACCGCCGCTGGGTGGTATGTTCGCGAAATTGCAGGGCCAGGCGGCTTTCGGCGCTAGCGGTCCGGGCAAAAACCATCAGTCCCGTTGTCTCGCGATCCAGCCGATGAACGGGACGCACGGGGGGAGGCACCCCTTTATGCCTTTGCAGCTTGGGGTCGAGTTTGGCGATAACCTGGGGCAACAGTTCTTCCAAGGTGGGCTGTCGCTGCTTGCGTTTATTGGACCACAGCTCTTCTTCTTTGTGCCGATTGCTGGTCAGGCGGGCTGGTTTGTCCACGACGCAGACATGATCGTCCAGATAATACAGCCGTAGATCCCCCGCGTCGGGGGGCTTGGGAGCGGAACGTTCCAGGATTTTGACCACGTCCCGTTCGGTCAGGCGGCGAGCCTCGTCCTG harbors:
- the uvrB gene encoding excinuclease ABC subunit UvrB — protein: MDFELVAPYEPAGDQPAAIQALIEGIRANRKQQVLLGVTGSGKTFTMANVIAALNRPALVLSHNKTLAAQLYAEFKEFFPRNSVNYFVSYYDYYQPEAYIPQRDIYIEKDASINQEIDRLRLASTSSLISRRDVIIVASVSCIYGLGSPDDYRKMQVNLLRGQQIDRDEVLRKLVDILYERNDIEFARGKFRVRGDCVELWPSYEEFAYRIEFWGDEVEQLSYINPLSGEVISREPALHIYPAKHFVMPEERIANAIAAIQAELEERLEQLRNAGKLLEAQRLSARTRFDLEMMQEAGFCPGIENYSRPLSGRPAGSTPDTLYNFFPQDFLLFVDESHVTVPQIRGMYHGDRSRKITLVEHGFRLPSALDNRPLTFDEWEKKINQAIYVSATPGEYELEKAGGEVVEQLIRPTGLLDPVIELHPAKNQVPHLLSQIRERAAAQERVLVTTLTKRLAEDLSFYLDEQGVKCKWLHSELDAFERVEVLRDLRSGKFECVVGVNLLREGLDLPEVSLVAILDADKEGFLRNETSLIQTIGRAARNVNAKVILYADTMTQSMQRAIEETQRRRAIQEAYNREHGIIPANVQKTIHAGIESAAAAHKMANAVVGRTDETQYVTQEYITELQAEMLAAAESLEFERAAAIRDRIERIKDQIGKPVHEADVTVGGENRGRKGRKGRRGGGGKPGGTSDKGVILGETLGQTQRQSGRIPKPKKM
- a CDS encoding DUF1553 domain-containing protein, which codes for MRRLLPMNFAIFKLLRVGGNYLSPLAGLLWLVMVIPCSAQERSAPPPYNRDIRPILSDHCFACHGPDKNHRQAELRLDMRADALAKNAFVPGNADESELWRRITSNDPDVVMPPPDANKPLTPQQRDLLRQWIAAGAEYQEHWAYTPLVRPEVPLLHKPPQEKTGQTSVDEQTNAIDAFIRAPLAARGIAPSPPGEKAALIRRLSLDLLGLPPAPADVAAYVADPSPDAYERLVDRLLASPHFGERMAVWWLDVARFSDTVGFHGDQNQRIFPYRDYVINSFNANKPFDQFTLEQLAGDLLPNPTPEQLIASGFNRLNMMTREGGAQPGEYIAKYQADRVRTVGGAWLGATLGCCECHDHKYDPFQQADFYALSAFFADIKQWGVYADYHYTPEPELRGVNNDWPFPPEILVDSPALAARLAKLERQAALLGLQAMGGDEHEREHDHARESWLAAVQDFVRKHPAGWEVLHPSPQPSPQGEGAKEPSPQPSPQEEGAKESSPNLPLAKNQDGFITITDEMQNKQPQTDLWFSPTPGWVAAIRLELGPETAESESSDDANAASPPPAKGANKSNRKPFERKAVKLQAKLLRATNPIHLDLNTTAADDKTATEPTPPEPKATEPLSLKFSWASANSAQPRYANGADQLGVLDPWNPAASDPRETLFAVWILAEPVQIQAGDTLLVQLSGNVNPVRISVTPLAQPRPLQSGSAALRTAFLTDSPDRTLEQQYLIASCYAYGTPQPEVIAVPLRKLQREIAECRDGRAWTMITQPRQPLEIRLLPRGNWQDASGPVMQPATLHFLPRPTVSDNRRLTRVDLARWICASDNPLTPRTFANRLWKEFFGKGLSAQLDDLGAQGEAPSHPELLDWLAVEFRESGWNVKHLVKLLVMSQTYRQSSRGRPELRDLDPHNRWLTFQNPRRLEAEFIRDNALAISGLLNTELGGPSVRPYQPAGYYAQLQFPDRDYQPHLDERQYRRGVYMHWQRTFLHPQLANFDAPPRDECTAQRVVSNTPQQALTLLNDPTFNEAARALAERVILGGLPEAGPATTAASSPSPATIAVDQARLNRLYQLALARDPSSAEQASLFKFLAAQREEFARGKSDAAKYLGIGLHPQIPRIDPVDLAAWSGVCRVVLNLQETITRY
- a CDS encoding type II toxin-antitoxin system HicB family antitoxin; its protein translation is MSKTLTAIIQREGKAYVALCPELDIASQGDSIESARENLREALELFFECAPAEEIYERLGQEIFVTQLEVVVG
- a CDS encoding RluA family pseudouridine synthase; translation: MSAEQIFYPSLPQVGKTISAALRAWLPGRPWSEIRQLIRGRRVLISGNLCQDEARRLTERDVVKILERSAPKPPDAGDLRLYYLDDHVCVVDKPARLTSNRHKEEELWSNKRKQRQPTLEELLPQVIAKLDPKLQRHKGVPPPVRPVHRLDRETTGLMVFARTASAESRLALQFREHTTQRRYVALVPGRVAAQTIVSHLVRDRGDGRRGSTPNKAVGKRSVTHIRPLEELPGYTLIECRLETGRTHQIRIHLGELGHPLCGEKVYNIPLHGPPRTDSSGARRVMLHARELGFVHPRTGEQLRFACDLPADFLELLQKLRKGPAG